A region of Mammaliicoccus sp. Dog046 DNA encodes the following proteins:
- the ssb gene encoding single-stranded DNA-binding protein, protein MINRVVLVGRLTKDPEYRVTPSGVQVATFTLAVNRTFTNQQGEREADFINCVVFRRPAENVNNYLSKGSLAGVEGRLQSRSYENQEGRRVYVTEVVCDSVQFLEPKGANQRQSGNDNQSYNQNNNEFQNYGQDFGGNQQQGQKAPSNQQSNNNQQSSNPFANANGPIDISDDDLPF, encoded by the coding sequence ATGATTAATCGTGTTGTATTAGTCGGTCGATTAACTAAAGATCCGGAATACAGAGTAACACCCTCAGGCGTTCAAGTTGCTACTTTCACATTAGCTGTAAATCGTACTTTTACGAATCAGCAAGGTGAAAGAGAAGCTGACTTTATCAACTGTGTTGTATTTAGACGTCCAGCAGAGAATGTAAACAATTACTTATCTAAAGGAAGTCTTGCAGGTGTTGAAGGTCGTCTACAATCTCGTAGCTATGAGAACCAAGAAGGTCGTCGTGTTTATGTAACTGAAGTTGTTTGTGATAGTGTTCAATTCCTTGAACCAAAAGGCGCAAACCAACGTCAATCTGGTAATGATAACCAATCATATAACCAAAATAATAACGAATTCCAAAATTATGGACAAGACTTTGGCGGTAATCAGCAACAAGGTCAGAAAGCACCTTCAAATCAACAGTCAAACAATAATCAACAATCAAGTAACCCATTTGCAAATGCTAATGGACCAATTGATATCAGTGATGATGATTTGCCGTTCTAA
- the rpsF gene encoding 30S ribosomal protein S6 — MRTYEVMYVVRPNIEDEARKAVVERFKGILASNGSEIIEEKDWGKRRLAYEIQDFTEGFYNIVRVKSENDEAISEFDRLAKISDDIIRHIVVREEEK, encoded by the coding sequence ATGAGAACATATGAAGTAATGTACGTAGTACGTCCAAATATCGAAGACGAAGCTAGAAAAGCTGTCGTTGAACGTTTCAAAGGAATCTTAGCTTCAAACGGTTCAGAAATCATCGAAGAAAAGGATTGGGGTAAACGTCGTTTAGCTTATGAAATCCAAGACTTCACAGAAGGTTTCTACAATATCGTTCGTGTTAAGTCTGAAAATGACGAAGCAATCAGCGAATTCGATCGTTTAGCGAAAATCTCTGATGATATTATTCGTCACATCGTAGTACGCGAAGAAGAAAAATAA
- the ychF gene encoding redox-regulated ATPase YchF, with protein sequence MALTAGIVGLPNVGKSTLFNAITKAGALAANYPFATIDPNVGIVEVPDHRLQELTKLVKPKKTVPTAFEFTDIAGIVKGASKGEGLGNKFLSHIREVDAICQVVRAFVDENVTHVSGKVDPIDDIEVINMELVLADLESVEKRYDRVAKMARQKDKDAVAEEKILAKIKETLENNEPVRSLEFTPEEKSIVKHMSLLTAKPMLYVANVAEDEVAQPEENEYVQKIKAYAENEGSEVIVISAKIEEELATLDDEDREMFLEDLGVEEAGLDKLIRASYNLLGLATYFTAGEQEVRAWTFIEGMTAPQCAGIIHTDFERGFIRAETVSYDDLLANSGMSGAKEAGKVRLEGKEYIMKDGDVVHFRFNV encoded by the coding sequence ATGGCATTAACAGCTGGCATAGTAGGATTACCAAACGTAGGGAAGTCTACATTATTTAACGCAATTACAAAAGCAGGAGCATTAGCAGCAAACTATCCGTTCGCTACCATCGATCCAAACGTAGGTATTGTTGAAGTACCGGATCACCGTTTACAAGAATTAACTAAATTAGTTAAACCAAAGAAAACTGTACCAACAGCATTCGAATTTACAGATATCGCTGGTATCGTTAAAGGTGCTTCAAAAGGTGAAGGACTAGGAAATAAATTCTTATCACATATTCGTGAAGTTGATGCGATTTGCCAAGTTGTACGTGCATTTGTTGATGAAAATGTAACGCACGTATCTGGTAAAGTAGATCCAATTGATGATATCGAAGTGATTAATATGGAATTAGTATTAGCAGATTTAGAATCAGTAGAGAAACGTTACGATAGAGTTGCGAAAATGGCGAGACAGAAAGATAAAGATGCAGTAGCAGAAGAAAAAATATTAGCAAAAATCAAAGAAACATTAGAAAACAATGAACCAGTAAGAAGCTTAGAATTCACACCAGAAGAAAAATCAATCGTGAAACACATGAGCTTATTAACAGCGAAACCAATGCTATATGTAGCAAACGTAGCAGAAGATGAAGTCGCACAACCAGAAGAAAATGAATATGTACAAAAAATCAAAGCATATGCAGAAAACGAAGGATCAGAAGTCATCGTTATCTCAGCTAAAATCGAAGAAGAACTTGCAACATTAGATGATGAAGATAGAGAAATGTTCTTAGAAGATCTAGGCGTTGAAGAAGCAGGGCTAGATAAATTAATCCGTGCTTCATATAACTTATTAGGATTGGCAACTTACTTTACAGCAGGTGAGCAAGAAGTAAGAGCTTGGACATTTATCGAAGGCATGACAGCACCACAATGTGCTGGTATCATTCATACAGACTTCGAAAGAGGCTTTATAAGAGCAGAAACAGTTAGCTATGATGATTTATTAGCAAATAGCGGAATGAGCGGCGCGAAAGAAGCGGGTAAAGTAAGATTAGAAGGTAAAGAATATATTATGAAAGACGGAGACGTTGTACACTTTAGATTTAATGTATAA
- a CDS encoding DUF951 domain-containing protein codes for MIKSYNLNDIVEMKKQHACGVNRFKIIRLGADVRIKCEACSRSIMIPRQVFDKKIKKIIEKGQGE; via the coding sequence ATGATTAAATCATATAATTTAAACGATATTGTTGAAATGAAGAAACAACATGCATGTGGCGTAAATAGATTTAAAATCATAAGACTCGGTGCAGATGTTAGAATAAAGTGTGAAGCATGTTCTCGTAGCATTATGATACCAAGACAAGTATTTGATAAAAAAATTAAAAAAATAATTGAAAAAGGACAAGGTGAATAA
- a CDS encoding mechanosensitive ion channel family protein, with protein MDKILKIIHKMIDPFMDPDNWQKWFEQILVGLFYIVLAFIVIKILHKVVEKFFTTKYGTKRVGKSNKRAKTMVNLLQNVISYVVWFIVVTTILSNLGIRVESIIAGAGVVGLAIGFGAQTLVKDVITGFFIIFENQFDVGDYVRINTTGTTVAEGTVQSIGMRSTRILSFAGDLTILPNGTMNEIVNFSVHNGMAIIEIPVSIKEDLETVEHKLTEFLPTIKEKYSIFIKEPEILGVETVTAGETTIKIAGETEPNEHASGARILRKEIKSFFDKEGIQSPIPTMVSYNPNNIQ; from the coding sequence ATGGATAAAATATTAAAAATCATTCATAAAATGATTGATCCATTTATGGACCCAGATAACTGGCAAAAATGGTTTGAACAAATTTTAGTGGGATTATTTTATATTGTATTAGCGTTTATTGTTATAAAAATTCTACATAAAGTTGTAGAAAAATTCTTCACTACGAAATATGGAACTAAGAGGGTAGGGAAGTCTAACAAGCGTGCTAAAACAATGGTGAACTTGCTACAAAATGTCATCTCATATGTCGTGTGGTTCATAGTAGTAACAACAATATTAAGCAATTTAGGTATAAGAGTTGAGAGCATCATTGCCGGTGCAGGTGTTGTCGGTTTAGCAATTGGTTTTGGTGCACAAACATTAGTGAAAGATGTCATCACAGGATTCTTTATTATATTTGAGAATCAATTTGACGTTGGTGATTATGTGAGAATTAATACAACGGGTACAACTGTTGCGGAAGGTACTGTACAATCAATAGGGATGAGATCAACAAGAATTCTTTCATTTGCAGGTGACTTAACGATACTGCCAAATGGTACGATGAATGAAATCGTCAATTTCTCCGTTCATAACGGCATGGCCATTATTGAAATACCTGTTTCTATTAAGGAAGATTTAGAAACTGTTGAGCATAAATTAACCGAGTTTCTACCAACAATTAAAGAAAAATATAGTATTTTCATCAAAGAACCAGAAATATTGGGTGTAGAAACAGTAACAGCAGGAGAAACAACCATTAAAATTGCAGGAGAAACAGAACCAAACGAACATGCATCAGGAGCAAGAATATTAAGAAAAGAAATAAAATCATTCTTTGATAAAGAAGGTATACAATCTCCAATACCAACGATGGTTTCTTATAATCCGAACAATATTCAATAA
- a CDS encoding ParB/RepB/Spo0J family partition protein, producing the protein MKESNHELVEKISYNQTQDKVVDIPLDKLRRNPYQPRDFFDEYALKDLTQSIIQHGVLQPIVVRETIKGYDIVVGERRFRASQLAKKTSVPAIVKALTDEEMLELAIIENLQRENLKPLEEAKSYATMMKELNLKQQEVADRLGKSRSYIANVLRLLNLPPSVKHLINEEKLSSAHGRTLLGLEQKQHLNQVAQKVVKEQMSVRALETYIKTLNANGQDKTKKSKKNKPNFLMKHEYQLKEKFGTNIDISKSKKVGKISLEFHSEAEYKRILELLLED; encoded by the coding sequence ATGAAAGAAAGCAATCACGAACTTGTAGAAAAAATTTCTTACAACCAAACCCAAGATAAAGTTGTGGATATACCATTAGATAAATTACGGAGAAATCCATATCAACCGAGAGATTTTTTTGATGAATATGCATTGAAGGATTTAACGCAATCAATCATTCAACATGGCGTTTTGCAACCAATCGTAGTGAGAGAAACAATTAAAGGCTACGATATCGTTGTGGGTGAGAGAAGGTTTAGAGCAAGTCAATTAGCAAAGAAGACATCCGTTCCAGCAATCGTTAAAGCGTTAACTGATGAGGAAATGCTTGAGCTTGCTATTATAGAGAACCTGCAACGTGAAAATCTTAAGCCACTCGAGGAAGCAAAGAGTTATGCAACGATGATGAAAGAGTTGAATTTAAAGCAGCAAGAAGTGGCGGATAGATTGGGGAAATCACGATCTTACATCGCTAACGTCTTAAGACTGTTAAATTTGCCACCAAGTGTGAAGCATTTGATTAACGAAGAAAAATTATCAAGCGCACATGGTAGAACACTACTTGGATTAGAGCAGAAACAACATTTAAATCAAGTTGCTCAAAAAGTAGTCAAAGAACAAATGAGCGTACGTGCATTAGAAACGTATATTAAAACACTCAACGCAAACGGTCAGGACAAGACGAAAAAATCAAAGAAAAATAAACCAAACTTTTTAATGAAACATGAGTATCAATTAAAAGAAAAATTTGGAACAAATATTGATATTTCTAAATCCAAAAAGGTCGGTAAAATTTCTCTTGAATTTCATTCTGAAGCAGAATATAAGAGAATTTTAGAATTATTGTTAGAAGATTAA